The Paenibacillus sp. 481 DNA window ATAATACAGATTTGTTAGTTAAGCCTGACCGAAATTATTCGGTCAGGCTTTTATTTAAAGTAATTGATTCGTTGATTTGTAGTTACATGAACGAATTGATTGTATTTATCTCAGCAAGCTCCCTATCTCTTCATCATTTACATCTTAGAAAATACTCGATTTACCGATGAATGTAAGTTCACTACTTAGCAGGAGTGGTTGCATGAAGTTTTCGTTGTTATTTTCCCGCGCTTTTTTAACACAAAAATGGGTGTTATGGACTTTGTTGTTCGCTAATTTAGTGGGTACCTTATACGGTTACTACTGGTATAAAGGGCAGCTCGAATTTACGTGGAACTACCACCCTGCATGGCAATTTATTTTTGTACCAGATAGTCCTACAGCCAGTTTGTTTTTTACAGTCTCGCTTCTTTTTTTAATCGTCAAGAAACAACCTGTGAGTACGTTCGTGCGCATATTTCGAAAGTGCATCGAGGCGTTAGCTGTCGTCACTTCTATCAAATACGGCGTATGGGCCTGCGTAATGATTGTAGCCAGTGTCGCACAAGGTAAGGCGATCGTATGGCAGGATTGGATGCTAATAAGCTCCCACCTAGCAATGGCAGTTGAAGCACTGTTATTTGTGAGAATGTTCACCTTTGGCAAGGGTGCATTACTTGTAGCATTAAGCTGGACCTGGTTAAATGATGTCGTTGATTATACATATGGTGTGTTTCCCGCTCTTCATATTTCGTTAATGGATGATTTGCAAATTATTTTTCTATTCACATTAAGTCTTACCGCACTATCCGGAATTGTGTCTTGGTGTGCATACCGCTATTGTTCCCGCTATGCTACTAGAGTGGATAACTTTAGGATTCCAATGTAAACGGTTCTAACGATTGTGATCTCTCCATACGATGGTAATGGAGGGATGTTTATATGCGTATTTTTATCGCCATACTAATCGGCTTCATTTGTTTGCACGGGACAGGCACTGCTAAAGCCTTATACGATAATTATTCGTCGACACCATCAACAGGCTGGCGAAACTTCGATATACAGACAGACAAGTTGTATCGACAAGTGGTGGCAGGAGACATGTCTGCCGCTAAAGGTACGATGCGGCATTTACATATGCTTATGCGGAACGATATTTCCAAGCAAGTGGTTGAACATAAGGTCTCGCCAGCTATTGAGCAAACGATAAGCGAGGCGGCGAATCAAGTATATGTACACTTATACGCTTCCAAGCGGGATGCGCAAAAGCTCATTCATTTCACAGCAAGGCTTAAGCTGGCAGCAGATGCGCTTGTGCATCCGCAGGAAGCGCTGTGGTTGCAATATGACACGATTCTGCGCGAAGATTTAAAGCAGATGATAACAGTCAAGCAGGAGTCAGAGTGGAAGCTGGCTTCACAGAGATGGTTGGAGCACCTAGATCGCATCCGGCCTGCTGCGGCGATTCAACGATCGACTGGAGTCATGAATTTGATCAACTCTACAGTCAAAATGGTGGAGCAAAGCTTGCAAGGCACCTTGCTCTGGATAGATGTTCAGCGAAGTGTGTCAACACATAGTGAATCATGGCTCTTGCACTTATTCGGTAAAACGGTTGAACAGACGACGTTTGTTCCGGTGGAAGAGCAAGATGTCCCGCTACGATGGATGTTTACGTTAGCACTTATAGTAGGTATTTCATTAACTTATGTCGCGATTCTTAAATATCGATACGAACGGTATGCAATTTATAGTCACCGCTTTCCGAAAAAATAAAATGGGACTCAACCTGTAGGATTTATGAATGAATCCGCAAGTTGGGTCCTGTTGTCTTTTTTTGACGCGTATGCTCCTGTGAAAAAGCATTTGTTTTCCACCATGCTTTACGATAACATAGTAGCAGAATGACATGGAGAAGGGGATTGCATGGACGACAAAGAGAGAGCCGAACTGTTAAAATTGCTCAACAATAAATCGCTAGCAGATATGCAGCGAGAGGTTGATGTTTACATATCTCAATTTAAAGAAGGCTATTTTAGTCCGTTAGCGATGTTGGCTCGCTTAGCTGAAGAAGTTGGCGAATTGGCCCGCGAAGTAAACCATCATCACGGGGAAAAGCCGAAAAAGCCGACAGAAGCAGACAATTCCATTGAAATGGAGCTGGGTGACCTGCTCTTTATTCTGATCTGTTTTGCCAACTCTCTCGGCATTGATCTCGCAACAGCGCATGATAAAGTGATGCACAAATTTAATACACGCGATGCAAATCGCTGGACAAAAATTGATCAATAACATAAACAAACGATAACTGGGGAGTGTTAATCGATGATGGAACGTATTCGTGTAGCAGTGAGTGGCGCAGGTGGCCGCATGGGGAAAGAAGTCGTTAAAATGGTGCTGGAAGATGAAACATTGCAGCTGGTAGCTGCCGTTGATCCTTCGGCGGGTCCAGTTGATGCCGCATCTTTAGTAGGCCTAGCGAACAGTGGTGTTCTTGTGACATCAGACTTGGAAAAGACACTGCGAGATGTAAAGCCCGACGTTATGGTCGATTTTACAACTCCACATACTGTAATGAACAATACGTTATTAGCGATCCAAAACGGTGTGCGTCCGGTCATCGGCACAACGGGTTTCAGCCCAGAACAAATTGAAGAGCTGCAACAGCTGTCGCAAGCAAATGGTTTAGGCGGGCTTATCGCCCCAAACTTCTCAATCGGAGCTATTTTGATGATGCGCTTTGCTCAGCAAGCGGCGAAGTATTTTCCAGACCTTGAAATCATTGAATATCATGGCGAGCAAAAGCTTGATGCTCCATCCGGAACGGCTGTAAAAACGGCAGAATTGGTTGCGCAAGTGCGTGAGGAGAAGAGACAAGGGCATCCTAATGAGGAAGAAAAAATCGAAGGCTCGCGTGGGGGCTATTATAACGGATTCCGCATTCATAGCGTTCGTTTGCCAGGTGTGTTCGCGCAACAAGAAGTTATTTTTGGCGGCTATGGCCAATCGCTTAAAATTCGTCACGACTCTTACGAGCGCGCGGGTTATATGCCAGGTGTAAATGTTGCCGTGAAAAAGGTAATGACGTTGAATGAACTTATATATGGGTTTGAACATTTGTTAGACGACTAATGTGACATTGTCTTCATTGACTTTGTACACTAAAGCGTAATTCCTACATCATCGCATAGACAACGGAGGTTTCAACATGTTAAACATAGCGTTTATTGCACATGACCGTAAAAAGGATGAAATCGTTAATTTCGTAATTGCTTATGAGCATGTCTTTCATGGTCATCGCTTATTTTCGACAGGCACAACGGGCACACGTATTATGAACCAAACAAAGCTCGATATTCATCGGTTTAAATCGGGCCCACTAGGTGGTGACCAGCAAATCGGTGCGTTAGTTGCGGACAATGAGATGGATCTGATCGTATTTTTACGTGATCCGCTGATGGCACAACCACACGAACCGGACATTATCGCTTTGTTACGTCTTTGTGATGTACAAGGTATCCCTGTCGCAACGAATATTGCGACTGCTGAAATTTTGGTGAAGGCTTTGGAGCGTGGCGATTTTGCATGGCGTGAGCTTGCTGATAAGTACAAGCCGGGAGTGAGTGAATAATGATTGCCGAGCAGCCGTTACATATTTTAGCGTTCGGTGCTCATCCCGATGATGTTGAAATCGGGATGGGTGGCACGATCGCAAAGCATACGGCATCTGGATATCGCGTTGGTATTATTGATTTAACGGAAGCAGAAATGTCGTCTAACGGTACGGTTGAGCTGCGGAAGCAAGAAGCAGAGCGGGCAAACGTGGCGCTGAATGTCACGGTTCGTGACAATTTGCGCCTGCCTGACCGAGGGCTTCGTGTTGAGCAAGAGCATATTGATGCTGTAGTACGAGCGATACGCTATCATCGACCACGTATCGTGTTTATGCCTTATTGGGAGGACAGGCATCCTGACCATATTCAATGCAGCCGCATTGTACAGGAGGCCGTGTTCAACGCCAAGCTGCGTAGGTATATGCCGGAGATGCCAGCACATCAAGTCGAGCAAGTTTATTTTTACTTTATTAATGATTCGGTGTCGCCGCAGCTTGTGCTCGATATTTCCGATGTGTACGAACAGAAGCGGCAATCGTTGTTGGCCTATGAGTCACAATTTACGAAACCGAACGGAAGCGACGATTTAGTTGCCACTCCGTTGAATCAAGGTTACGTTGAACGTGTGGAGGCTCGAGATGCGCTGCTAGGTCAAGGACGCGGTATGGCCTACGCTGAAGGCTTTATGTTAAAAGGACCTTATCAAGTATCATTGTTTAAATAAAAAAAGAATTAGCTTCAACTATTCAGTCACTTAGTCATTTTCTAATGAAATAAGTCGTGGATGCAGGAGCGCGAAGTTGAGGAGGAAACGACTTGAACGATTCATTAAAAATCGGAATAACGTGTTATCCGTCGTTAGGTGGTTCCGGCGTCGTTGCTACAGAGTTAGGGAAGCTACTTGCAGAGCGAGGACATCAAGTTCATTTTATAACTCATAATATTCCGTTTCGCCTAGGGTCAACCTTTCAAAAAAATATTCATTATCATGAAGTGGATGTTAACGATTACTATGTATTCCGATATCCACCCTATGATTTATCCCTTGCGAGTAAAATGGCACAAGTAGCTAACATGCAGCAACTGGATTTGCTCCATGTCCATTATGCAGTTCCGCACGCGATTTGTGCTTATTTAGCGAAGCAGATGGCTCCGCATCTAAAGGTCGTGACAACGCTTCACGGTACAGATATTACGGTATTGGCCCAAGATGAATCGCTTAAAGATATGATTCGGTTCGCGATTAATCAGAGTGATGCGGTTACAGCGGTGTCTAGCGATTTGATTCGTGAAACAAGAGAGTTGCTTGATATCACGCGCGAGGTTGACTTAACGTATAACTTTGTCGATAAACGAGTCTACTATCCGCGTGATTGCTCACAATTGCGATCGGATTTTGCCTTTCCGCATGAGAAAATTTTGATGCACATTTCTAATTTCCGTCCGGTCAAACGGGTTACGGATGTTATTGAAACGTTTGCCCGTGTTCACGAGTCAGTGCCTTCGCGCTTAATGCTCGTAGGCGAGGGGCCGGATATGCCGAAGGTACAGTGTAAAATTCGTGAAATGGGACTTGAGGATCGCGTTCACTTTTTAGGGAAACAGGACGAAATTGCGCAAGTCATTTCATTGGCAGATGTGTTGCTGTTGCCTTCCGAGAAAGAGAGCTTTGGTCTCGTTGCGCTTGAAGCGATGGCTTGCGGAGTACCGACGATCGGCTCGGAAGCAGGCGGTATCCCAGAGTTGATTTCCCATCGGGAGACGGGATATTTAGCGCCTATTGGCGATACCGATTTAATGGCCCAGTATGCGATTGAATTGTTGTCCAATGATGAATTGGCAGCGAAGATGCGTGAAGCATGCTTGCATCGGGCTCGCAACGTATTTTGTAACGACTTGATCACGCAAAAATACGAAGAAATTTATTATCGTGTACTCGGAAAAACGGTTACGCCGTTTGAGCGAGCGACTTGTGAGCTATGATGACCGAACAGTTAAGTGTTCAAATGCAAGGATCCATGTGGGAAGAAGCTATTGGCGTTGTAACAATGCTGGAGCAACGTGGATACCAAGCTTACATGGTCGGTGGCTGTGTCCGAGATCTGGTGATGTCGAGATCGATTAACGATATTGATATTGCTACTTCAGCCTTGCCTGAGCAAGTCGCAGCTATGTTTGAACGTGTAATCCCTACTGGGATGGAGCACGGAACAGTCACTGTTCTTACTGCGGGGCATGCCTATGAAGTAACAACTTTTCGTAAAGAATCAGCGTATGAGAACTTTCGCAGACCTGAGCAGGTCGAGTTCATTGATGATTTGCGAGAAGACTTGCTGCGGCGTGACTTTACCGTGAATGCGATGGCGTTGGACGCTGCAGGTGTGCTGCATGACCCATTCCAGGGTCAGACGGATGTGGCAACACGCCGTATCCGCTGCGTAGGAGATCCGGAGGCGCGGTTTCAAGAAGATGCATTGCGTATGCTAAGAGGCATACGCTTTGCTTCTATTTTGGAGGCGCGGATTGTCAAGTCGACGTGGCGTGCACTTCGCACGCACCGCGAGAAATTACAGCACATCGCAATGGAACGTGTACGTGATGAGTTGTGGAAAATGACAGCTGGTCCGCAGCCAGTGCGTGGTTGGGTGCTTCTCGTACGAAGCGGCCTCTTAACGCATACGAAAGATTCGCTTGAGTGTTTGGCGTCTGCAAGAGTGGAGCATTGGGCGCCGTTGTGGTGTGCGCTTGAAAAGGTAGACGGTGCTGACCTTCGTTTTGCGGTGCTGCTTCTCGGGCATCGCGTAGAGGGGCCAGAAGCGAAGCGTATTATGAATGCGCTTCGTTTATCAAACGCGCAGCAAGATAGACTGCTGCGTATTTTAAGGGTGCAGGAACTTGTTGCGGCACATGAGCAGCACAAGGCGCGTGTGGCGTGCGATAGTCGTATGAGTCATGCGGAGATCGAGAATGACACGGAACGAATAGATGTGGATAAGCAGTTGATGGGAAGTCAGAAAGTGGCTGAATTCGCACTCAAGTGTATGTGGGCGGGGACTTTATTCAGCTGCGGTGAAGAGGCGCTGCAACAATGGTTGCAATGTTGTGCTGCGTTAACGGTGTCAACAAGGCCAGCAGCAACATTATTAACTCCTGCCGGTTCAGATGAGTTAAAGTGTATTCTTTTGCAACAAGGGCAAGCGTGGCTGGATGACATACCCGTACGTAGCTTGCGTGACCTTGCGATCAGCGGTACGGATATTTTGCAAATGACGAGCCGTCCGAGTGGGTCATGGTTAAAATCGTTGCTTGAAGCAGCATGGATGGCAATCGCTTTAAAAGAACTTCCGAATGACCGGATACGATTGTTAAAGTGGATTGAGCACAGGTTGGAGGAACAATGACAGACCGATTACTGGAATTGCTAGCGCAGCATCCGAACGAATATGTGTCAGGCGAGCAGTTAAGCCAACACTTAAGTATAAGTCGGACAGCGGTGTGGAAACAAATTAACCGCCTACGCGCAAAAGGATATGAATTTGATGCGGTACCAAAGCTAGGATACCGCTTGTTACAGCAACCTACACGACTAGACGAGAAGCTCCTGCTTAGTAAACTGCGTACAACATCGTTTGGTCGTCAGTTGCGAATCTTGTGGAAGACGGAATCGACACAAAATGAAGCAACTGCTTGGCTATTGTCAGGTGCCAAAGAAGGCGCTGTTGTAATCGCCGAAGAGCAGACCGGTGGAAGAGGCCGTAGGGGACGAAATTGGCATTCACCTGCTGGCAAAGGCATTTGGATGAGCGTTGTGTTACAGCCAAGCATGCCACTACAATTTACGCCGCATTTAACGCTACTTACAGCTGTTGCGATATGCAGAGCCATTAAAAAAATGCATCCAGTTGAAGTCGGTATCAAGTGGCCTAACGATTTACTCGTGAATGAACGTAAAGTGTGTGGGATTTTGTTAGAATCACAGGCAGAAGATGAACGGCTGCTAAGTGTTATTGCGGGCATCGGCATCAGTGCAAACCTGAGCGCTGACGATTATCCACCAGAGCTGCGCGAAATCGCGACTTCTTTAAGCGAAGTTACTGGCCATGGATGGGACCGAGCGCAACTGATCGCAGAGCTTCTGTTTGAATTTGAACAGTTGTATCATTTGTATGAAGAGCAAGGCTTTGGACCGATACGCTCATTATGGGAGGCGCAATCCATCACGATTGGCCGCATGGTCAGCGTCGATACGCCGCATGGAGTCGTCACGGGCATAGCCCAAAGCTTGGACGAGTCTGGAGCGCTTGTCTTATTGGGACAAGACGGCTGTTACCGTAAAGTTTTTTCTGGAGATGTGCATTTTGCTTAATGAAATGTAACGCTTTTTCTGATATACTATCCTCGGTGGGCGGTATCCGCAAGGAACCGCACTTACCGAGTGAAACAATGAAACCGTGTTCACAAGTCCATATTCCTTGACGAACGTGGTGAACGTTTCTGCTCTGAGCCGAAGGGACCGAGACAGAAGGACGTCCGCATGCGACCTCTTTTTTGCTCTGGAACCTTTTTAGTGGGAACGCTAAAAGGTTTTTTTGTTTTGCGCAAAATAAGAGTTATAAGGAGATGACGAATCTTATGACAAAGAACAAACAGCCACTCACAATCGTGAAAATGAAAACAATGAAGCAGCAGGGCGATAAAATCGCCATGGTAACTGCTTATGATTACCCGTCTGCTGCATTGGCTGAACAAGCAGATGTAGACATGATATTGGTGGGTGACTCACTGGGGAACGTAGTGCTCGGGTATGACTCGACACTGCCAGTAACATTAGACGACATGGTGTACCACACACGTGCAGTACGTCGCGGAGCGCCGAATACGTTTGTTGTAACTGACATGCCGTTTATGACGTATCACAGCACGGTACAGGAAACGATGTACGGTGTGCGCCGACTCATGCAAGAAGGATTTGCAAACGCAGTGAAAATGGAAGGCGGTAGTGAAATTGCATTGATGGTTGATGCGTGCGTGAAAGCGGGTGTGCCTGTGTTAGGCCACATCGGTTTGACACCACAATCTGTCCATCAATTGGGAGGCTACCGAATCCAAGGGAAGACGCCGGAAGATGCCAAGCGTTTGCTTGAAGACGCGCTCGCCTTGGAGCGTGCAGGAGCATTTGGTATCGTACTTGAGCTCGTAACGGATCAAGTAGCGGCATACATTTCCGAACGTTTATCTATACCGACAATTGGTATTGGCGCAGGCGCACAATGTGACGGTCAAGTGCTTGTATACCATGATATATTGCGTTATGATCCGAGCTATCGTGAGAAAAAAATGGTCAAAACGTACGCAGATATCGGTGCAACAGTTCGCGAAAGCATTCAAGCGTATGTGCAAGATGTTAAACAACAGGCGTTTCCAGCTCCTGAACACACTTTTAGCGCTGGTGATGAAGTTGTAGAAAGTTTGTACGGTAACGCTAACGGAACGAGCGTAAGCAATAAGAAGGTGCAGCATACATGATTATTGCACGTACTATTTCTGATATGCGTGCCGCAGTAAACACGCTTAAGCAGCAGCAAATCGCTGCTGGAATCGTTCCATCCGTTGGCTTCGTGCCCACAATGGGGTATTTACATGAGGGACACGCTAGCTTGATGAGAGCTGCGAAAGATTGTAGCATTTCGGTGCTAAGTATTTTTGTGAATCCGATCCAATTTGGACCTAATGAGGATTTGGATCGTTATCCGCGTGACGAGGCAAGGGATTTGCAGCTTGCGGAACAATGCGGTGTGGATGTTGTATTTTTACCAACGGTTGATATTATGTATCCGTCCGCTCGCAAAACGACGATACAAGTTACAGATGTATCCGCGCGATTGTGTGGAGCATCCCGTCCAGGGCACTTTGATGGTGTAACGACGGTCGTGGCAAAGCTGTTTAATATCGTGAAGCCAGATCGGGCTTACTTCGGCATGAAAGACGCTCAGCAAGTGGCCGTTATCCAGCAAATGGTTGACGATCTGAACTTTGATCTGACAATCGTACCTTGCCCAATCGTTCGCGAACAGGATGGACTCGCCCTCAGCTCACGTAACGTCTATTTATGTGCTGAGGAACGTGAGCAAGCCCTTGTGTTGTCGCAAGCGCTCCAATCGATTGATGCTCTGCTCGAACAACATCCTAGCCTCACGGCCGCGGATTTAGTAACGGTGTTACAAGAAACGATTACAACGAAGCCTTTGGCGAAAATAGACTACGTTGAAGTGCTGCAATTTCCATCTTTGCAGCCGCAGCTAACTAACGAGCCGCTTGTACAGTCGCAGACCCAAGTGATCGTAGCGCTGGCTGTCCATTTTGGACGCACACGTCTTATTGATAATCGTTTATTGTTCGCGTAATATCCGATTCGTACTTATACTCATTTACTCAACATATAGAGGGGGAAATACGGTGTTTCGTGAAATGATGAAATCAAAAATTCATCGTGCAACGGTGACTGAGGCGAACTTGAATTATGTAGGCAGTATTACGATCGATGAGCATTTGATGGAATTAGCCGATTTGCTTCCGAATGAAAAAGTTCAAATTGTGAACAATTACAATGGTGCTCGTTTGGAGACGTACGTCATAAAAGGGCCGCGTCATTCTGGTGTTATTTGTTTGAATGGTGCAGCAGCACGTCTCGTCCAGCCTGGAGATAATGTTATCATCATTTCTTATGCGTCAATGACAGATGAAGAAGCTCGTAAGTACGATCCAAAAGTGGTGTTTGTTGACGAGCATAACAAAGCAGTTGAATTGGCGCATGAAGAATTGCATGCTACGATTCGCTAACCATTTATTTGGTATCTTGTAACATTAATGCCAATAACCAATTTCAAGCAGTGCGTTTCTTATTGTTGTTGCGATGGAATGGTGTTTCATTATTTTAAGCAATGATTCACCGCATACAATTGTCCCGGAAGACACAAAATGTACGTGAGCTTAAAAAGGACAAGTCAACGATACGCATCACTCGTGAAGGTGGGATGGAATCGTGCTGCAACAAGTATTCGAAACGATGAATTTGTTATTGGACGAAATTAGTGAGCAATATTCGTCCGCGCAAGGAGAGCAGAAGCAAGAGCTTGAACGGCAACTGTCTTTGTTAAGCTCCATGAGCGATCATATTGTTGATGAGTGGCTGCGCTTCGAAGAGAAGCTGGCTGAAGTTCGACCGCGCGCCAAAGATGCTGGCGCAGCGGCCTCTGCTGTAACGGCGTATGCGGTTGGATCACCTGCCGGAAGTACGAAACAAGCGGCACCGCAAATGCTCGATTACGGAGATCCGCTGCAGCGCGGTCAAGGCTACTTCGCGTTAAATATGTTCAAGCATGCGGTACGTTACTTTGAACTGGCTGTGGAACATCAGCCGGACAGCTTAACGGCACGCGGCTGGTTAGCCATGTCGCATTTGCATTTAGGAAGTAGTCAAGAAGCATGTCGTCATTTTAATTTTATTATTCCATTAACCGAGGACAACAAGCTGAAGGCTCTATCCTATAATGCGCTTGGCTGCATATACGCGAAGGATTTGCAATTTGATAAGGCGCAGCAATTTTTTGAAAAAGCGTACCAAACCGACCCAACCCTCCAAGAAGCGTTACAAAACTTGAAGGCGTGTTCGGGAAAAAAGGGTACGTTGCATTATGGCAGTGAACGGATGGCGCAAATGGCCTAATGAACGAATGACCATATGAGTCGTCCCAATGGAGAAGAAGAGGGAAACGTCAAGTACGTAAAAATACGTACAGATGTTTCCCTCTACTCATTTCCAAACGACCGAACATCTGTTATGCTAATAGCAGTAATTTGTGAGAGGAATTCTACAAGATGAGATTCGCCGTACTGGATTTTGAAACGACCGGAAATCAGCCGAGTGATGAAATTATACAGATTGGTTTAACCGTATTAGGACATGATTTGTCGGTGGAACGTGAGTACCATTCATTCGTTCGCCCAACTATACCGATACCGGAGTTTATTTCACAGCTAACGGGTATTCGTGATGTTGACGTTCAGGATGCGCCTGATATTGATGAAGCGATGACGGGGCTAGTCCCATTATTAAGTGATGTCGTACTAGTCGGTCATCATATTGCGTTTGATTATCAATTTTTGACTCGCGCATTGGAACAGACCGGATATTTGCCTTTTACGGGCCGTATTTTAGACACGATCGAGTTGCTGCGTGTCTTATTTCCTTCGCTCTCTTCTTTTCAATTGGGGGCTGTGACGCATCAATTTGGAATTGAACATGATCGTCCTCACCAAGCTGATAGTGACGCGAAAGCGACAGCTGACGTATTTGTGCGCTGTATGCAGGCAATCGATGATTTACCGTTGTTAACATTGCAGCGTGTAGTGGACGTATTTGGAGCAGAGGAACGCGACTTAAAATGGTTGTTTGAACAGAAGCTGCAAGAGCGGGAACGCAACGTTGCCGATTGGGATGATAACGATGGCTACCACCCGTTCCGTCAGCTCGTGTTGAAACAAAATGATTGGACAGAAACGCAACTTCCGCGCGACCCATCGGAACAAAGCCCGCTTAAAGGGGTGTCGTTCCAATCTTTTATGGATCAAGTGAGATCGAATTTATCG harbors:
- the panD gene encoding aspartate 1-decarboxylase gives rise to the protein MFREMMKSKIHRATVTEANLNYVGSITIDEHLMELADLLPNEKVQIVNNYNGARLETYVIKGPRHSGVICLNGAAARLVQPGDNVIIISYASMTDEEARKYDPKVVFVDEHNKAVELAHEELHATIR
- a CDS encoding tetratricopeptide repeat protein — its product is MLQQVFETMNLLLDEISEQYSSAQGEQKQELERQLSLLSSMSDHIVDEWLRFEEKLAEVRPRAKDAGAAASAVTAYAVGSPAGSTKQAAPQMLDYGDPLQRGQGYFALNMFKHAVRYFELAVEHQPDSLTARGWLAMSHLHLGSSQEACRHFNFIIPLTEDNKLKALSYNALGCIYAKDLQFDKAQQFFEKAYQTDPTLQEALQNLKACSGKKGTLHYGSERMAQMA